A genomic segment from uncultured Marinifilum sp. encodes:
- a CDS encoding efflux RND transporter periplasmic adaptor subunit, giving the protein MNKNYLFTGLTIALLALSSCNQPQKQQARGPMPFPIESAKKDNITVYNEYAANIEGEQNIEIRPKVDGFIDKIYIAEGAEVKKGQILFKLSAETLNQQVNAAKANIEVAKAQVVSAQVEVDKISPLVKQNIISKSQLATAESNLNAAKAQLNAAKADYMNAQENLDYTIIKSPVNGIIGSIPYKIGSLVGRSETQALTTVSNISNVYAYFTMNEKQLLQFNRQLNGKSVEEKIKSLPEVELILADGSTYEQKGRIETINGMVNPRTGSITYKAIFPNSANLLRSGISGKVKIPSQENDVILLPQKATYELQGKKFVYLVNKDNKVESKEVKVSLAVGQNFIVQAGINEGQSYVTDGIIKLRHGMQIQPVTEKHHTPDANAAMSNK; this is encoded by the coding sequence ATGAACAAAAATTACTTATTTACAGGATTAACTATTGCTTTATTAGCATTATCTTCTTGCAATCAGCCACAAAAGCAACAGGCAAGAGGTCCAATGCCTTTCCCTATTGAATCTGCAAAGAAAGATAATATTACTGTTTACAACGAGTATGCAGCAAATATTGAAGGAGAACAAAATATTGAAATTCGCCCTAAAGTTGATGGATTTATTGATAAAATATACATCGCCGAAGGTGCAGAAGTAAAAAAAGGACAAATTCTTTTTAAATTAAGTGCCGAAACTTTAAATCAACAAGTAAATGCAGCAAAAGCAAATATCGAAGTTGCAAAAGCACAAGTTGTTTCTGCTCAGGTTGAAGTTGATAAAATTAGTCCGCTAGTAAAACAAAATATCATTAGTAAATCACAATTAGCAACTGCCGAGAGTAATTTAAATGCTGCTAAAGCACAATTAAATGCTGCTAAAGCTGATTACATGAATGCACAGGAAAATCTGGATTATACAATTATTAAAAGTCCGGTTAATGGTATTATTGGAAGTATTCCTTACAAAATTGGCAGCTTAGTTGGCCGCTCCGAAACACAGGCGTTAACAACAGTATCGAACATTAGTAATGTTTATGCATATTTTACCATGAACGAAAAACAACTACTCCAGTTCAACCGTCAGTTAAATGGCAAAAGTGTTGAGGAAAAAATTAAATCCTTACCTGAAGTTGAATTGATACTTGCCGACGGATCCACCTATGAACAAAAAGGTAGAATTGAAACCATTAACGGCATGGTAAATCCAAGAACTGGTAGCATTACATACAAAGCTATTTTTCCTAATTCAGCTAATTTACTTAGGAGCGGTATTAGTGGCAAAGTAAAAATACCTTCTCAGGAAAACGATGTAATTCTACTTCCACAAAAAGCAACCTATGAGTTACAAGGAAAGAAGTTTGTTTACCTTGTAAATAAAGATAATAAAGTTGAATCGAAAGAGGTTAAAGTATCTTTAGCTGTTGGACAAAATTTTATAGTACAAGCTGGTATTAACGAAGGTCAGTCTTATGTAACTGATGGCATAATTAAATTGCGTCATGGAATGCAAATTCAGCCAGTTACCGAAAAACATCATACTCCTGATGCCAATGCTGCAATGTCTAACAAGTAA
- a CDS encoding MarR family transcriptional regulator: MKNRQELEIQKKLLVERYGLFMEKQDKLAPIAARIFATLLINKENGTTFDELVNFLEASKSTVSTNLKTLQKIEYIDFFTKPGDRKKYFILNPDGFLARIDEELKMYKIEHQLATEISDFKIQANKILDKPDEKYPIYDKTPYLNYLTSTIDILKQLRKGIESQCHIFQKRK, from the coding sequence ATGAAAAACAGGCAAGAATTAGAGATACAAAAAAAATTATTAGTAGAAAGATATGGTCTTTTTATGGAGAAGCAAGATAAGCTGGCTCCTATTGCTGCCCGTATTTTTGCTACTCTATTAATTAATAAGGAAAATGGAACTACTTTCGACGAATTGGTTAATTTTCTTGAAGCAAGTAAAAGTACCGTATCCACTAATTTAAAAACGCTACAAAAAATAGAATATATAGATTTCTTTACAAAACCAGGTGATCGTAAAAAATACTTTATTTTAAATCCAGATGGATTTCTTGCAAGAATTGATGAAGAACTAAAGATGTATAAAATAGAGCATCAGTTAGCAACAGAAATAAGCGATTTTAAAATTCAAGCAAATAAAATTCTTGATAAGCCTGATGAAAAGTATCCTATTTACGATAAAACCCCATATTTAAACTATTTAACAAGTACAATAGATATTTTAAAGCAACTTCGTAAAGGCATTGAATCTCAATGTCATATATTTCAAAAAAGGAAGTAA
- a CDS encoding response regulator transcription factor, which translates to MKINCIIVDDEIHARKVLEKYIADIPHIKLIKSCKNALEAMEILRTQAIDAMFLDINMPKLTGLNFLENLKNPPIVVITTAYREYAVDAYELDVIDYLHKPIPFPRFIKAISKIEEKLQIRNNYTPIAQEKSKYIAQDFIFIKADKKTIKLNFEDIKYIEGLGDYIKIHTKSKIIISKLTIKKMEELLPKNRFPRVHKSFIISLDLIDSIEGNQVQIEEQKIPIGQMYRQAFMDLINTFFKK; encoded by the coding sequence ATGAAAATTAATTGCATAATTGTTGATGATGAAATTCATGCCCGCAAAGTATTGGAAAAGTACATTGCAGACATTCCTCATATAAAATTGATTAAATCGTGTAAAAATGCCTTAGAAGCAATGGAAATTCTGCGCACTCAAGCAATTGATGCTATGTTTTTAGATATTAACATGCCTAAACTTACTGGTTTAAACTTTTTAGAAAACTTAAAAAATCCTCCAATTGTAGTAATTACAACTGCTTACAGAGAATATGCTGTTGATGCCTACGAATTAGACGTTATTGACTACTTGCACAAGCCAATTCCATTTCCACGCTTTATAAAAGCCATATCAAAAATTGAAGAAAAACTTCAAATAAGAAATAATTATACTCCTATAGCACAAGAAAAATCAAAATACATTGCTCAGGATTTTATTTTTATAAAAGCTGATAAAAAAACAATAAAACTCAATTTTGAGGATATTAAATACATTGAAGGCCTGGGCGACTATATTAAAATTCATACAAAATCGAAAATTATTATTAGTAAGCTTACTATAAAAAAAATGGAAGAATTACTTCCAAAAAATAGATTTCCCAGAGTGCACAAATCTTTTATTATTTCACTTGATTTAATTGACTCCATAGAAGGAAATCAAGTACAAATTGAAGAACAAAAAATTCCTATTGGACAAATGTACAGACAGGCATTCATGGATTTGATTAATACTTTCTTTAAAAAATAG
- a CDS encoding histidine kinase, giving the protein MNLKDRVYHIFSIRWIQHLSFWTVFLLMELGRFIDLDEERLINEISFEGTQLFFIVFLVYFNLRVLIPKYWNTGKYSKYIISIITIEITTISILSTILYNFPEIEFKHFASKSIGKMIMMNTFKTNIFVLSSSLFHFVKEWIALKDENLRFTENAQKQLAAELSLLKAQVNPHFLFNTLNNIYSMSLYDSNKTPEMILKLSQLISYMLYECKDEEVNLEKEIQFIRNYIELEALRVEDTADIKLNIYGENQVYKIPPLLFIPLIENAFKHGISNEIEKSEIRIDLKFSKDKIILEITNPLDYYETTSKKHSGLGIENVRKRLNLLYPHNHSFTVLQNNKTYKTIVSITLNNSNEN; this is encoded by the coding sequence ATGAATTTAAAAGACAGAGTATATCATATATTTTCGATAAGATGGATACAACACCTATCCTTTTGGACTGTGTTTCTATTAATGGAATTAGGTCGTTTTATAGATTTAGATGAAGAACGACTTATTAACGAGATCTCATTCGAAGGAACACAGCTTTTCTTTATCGTTTTCCTTGTTTACTTTAATCTTCGTGTCTTAATACCCAAATACTGGAATACAGGAAAGTACTCAAAGTACATTATTAGCATAATCACTATTGAAATTACAACCATTTCCATATTAAGTACAATTCTTTACAATTTTCCGGAAATAGAATTCAAGCACTTTGCCTCCAAAAGTATCGGTAAAATGATCATGATGAACACTTTTAAGACAAATATCTTTGTTCTTTCAAGTTCGCTGTTCCATTTTGTAAAAGAATGGATTGCTTTAAAAGATGAGAATTTACGATTTACAGAAAATGCACAAAAACAATTAGCGGCTGAACTTAGCTTATTAAAAGCTCAGGTAAATCCTCATTTTCTTTTTAATACTTTAAATAATATTTATTCCATGAGTTTGTACGATTCGAACAAAACTCCCGAAATGATATTAAAACTAAGCCAGTTAATTAGCTATATGTTATATGAGTGTAAAGATGAAGAGGTAAATCTAGAAAAAGAAATTCAATTTATCAGAAATTATATTGAACTTGAAGCATTAAGAGTTGAAGATACTGCAGATATAAAACTAAATATTTATGGTGAAAATCAAGTTTACAAAATTCCACCTTTACTTTTTATTCCTTTAATAGAAAATGCATTTAAACACGGAATTTCAAATGAAATAGAAAAATCTGAAATCAGAATAGACTTAAAGTTTAGTAAAGATAAAATAATACTGGAAATTACAAATCCGTTAGATTATTACGAAACTACAAGTAAAAAACATAGTGGATTAGGTATTGAAAATGTAAGAAAACGACTAAATTTACTATATCCGCATAATCACAGTTTTACTGTATTACAAAACAATAAAACATATAAAACTATTGTTAGTATAACCTTAAATAACAGTAATGAAAATTAA
- a CDS encoding efflux RND transporter periplasmic adaptor subunit produces the protein MLKRKSILLGIVVIVITMGLAFLLAGMKKAPKEREVVVKKIVVPVQSIKNSKMDLELSVVGNLEAKDKVEVYAEVTGILKPSQKQFLEGVRFSKGENLISIQDNKYRAEVYAQRSSFMTEIASVLPDLKFDYPESYAAWEKYLQELNVDKKLAPIPAAQNNKEKYFLAGKNIYTTYYSIKSQEEQLEKYTILAPFKGEIIESNIKPGTLVMSGQKLGEFVNTNAYDLVVGIDLNNLTGVKVGNKVNVYSENINGTWTGTVRRISKKVDTETQMVNVYIAVSGENLKEGMFLNADIELNTDVFGVEIPRKLLVDSEYVFTVNKGVIKEQKVSIVQKKEDAVVVEGLNDGVQLVLKTSGIHKGISVSVIEQ, from the coding sequence ATGTTGAAAAGAAAAAGTATCCTTTTAGGAATAGTAGTAATTGTTATTACAATGGGACTTGCATTTTTGTTGGCAGGTATGAAAAAAGCTCCTAAAGAAAGGGAAGTTGTTGTAAAAAAAATTGTTGTTCCGGTACAAAGCATAAAAAATAGCAAAATGGACCTAGAGCTTTCAGTTGTAGGAAATCTGGAGGCAAAAGATAAAGTAGAAGTATATGCTGAGGTTACAGGTATTCTTAAACCATCACAAAAACAATTTTTGGAAGGAGTTCGATTTTCGAAAGGAGAGAATTTAATTTCGATTCAGGATAATAAGTACAGAGCGGAAGTATATGCTCAGCGAAGTAGTTTTATGACAGAAATAGCTTCTGTTTTACCAGATTTAAAATTCGATTATCCTGAAAGTTATGCTGCTTGGGAAAAATATTTGCAGGAATTAAATGTAGATAAAAAGTTAGCTCCAATTCCTGCAGCACAAAACAATAAGGAAAAATACTTTTTAGCTGGTAAAAATATATATACTACATATTATAGCATTAAAAGCCAGGAAGAGCAATTAGAAAAATATACCATTTTGGCTCCTTTTAAAGGTGAAATTATCGAGTCGAATATTAAACCAGGAACTTTAGTTATGAGTGGACAAAAACTGGGCGAGTTTGTTAATACAAATGCTTACGATTTGGTTGTAGGTATCGACCTAAATAATCTTACTGGAGTTAAAGTGGGAAATAAGGTAAATGTATATTCAGAAAATATAAATGGTACATGGACTGGTACTGTTCGCAGAATTAGTAAAAAAGTAGATACAGAAACACAAATGGTGAATGTTTACATTGCCGTATCGGGGGAGAATTTAAAAGAAGGAATGTTTTTAAATGCTGATATCGAATTAAATACTGATGTATTTGGAGTGGAGATTCCCCGCAAGTTATTGGTAGATTCAGAATATGTTTTTACCGTTAACAAAGGAGTTATCAAGGAGCAAAAAGTTTCTATCGTTCAAAAGAAAGAGGACGCAGTTGTTGTTGAAGGATTAAATGATGGCGTTCAACTTGTATTGAAAACATCTGGTATTCACAAAGGAATCTCGGTAAGTGTTATCGAACAATAG